From Neodiprion pinetum isolate iyNeoPine1 chromosome 7, iyNeoPine1.2, whole genome shotgun sequence, a single genomic window includes:
- the LOC124223070 gene encoding uncharacterized protein, with amino-acid sequence MKQSQRDPLTEENQARMATGGGPEIPDAQVDPDIAAIVPHLMTLAPTKCSSNIIPEEQAIAMGSVLENDDDSLFDFQDVEYLLDASIDRPPTEPTPSCSSGTPGQTCKKMRVAAKRNRSESSSHFSASKSVAQKAMEEALTKRLDAFLAEDRELFEMKKDREQRISKLMKDNENDIHLLKV; translated from the exons ATGAAACAGAGCCAGCGGGATCCTTTGACCGAGGAAAATCAAGCACGTATGGCTACTGGGGGTGGTCCGGAGATTCCAGATGCACAGGTAGACCCTGACATTGCAGCAATTGTGCCGCATTTAATGACTCTTGCCCCGACCAAGTGCAGTTCGAATATTATTCCAGAGGAGCAAGCAATAGCCATGG GTAGCGTTCTGGAGAATGACGATGATTCactttttgattttcaagatGTCGAATACTTATTAGATGCGTCAATTGATAGACCACCGACAGAGCCTACTCCAAGCTGTTCATCAG GAACCCCGGGGCAGACTTGCAAAAAAATGCGTGTGGCGGCAAAGCGAAATCGGTCAGAATCATCGAGCCATTTTTCAGCGTCAAAATCTGTAGCTCAGAAGGCGATGGAGGAAGCTTTGACAAAGAGACTAGACGCTTTCTTAGCTGAGGACAGAGAGCTCTTTGAGATGAAGAAAGACCGTGAACAAAGAATATCAAAATTAATGAAAGATAACGAAAACGACATTCATCTGCTTAAAGTTTAA